The genomic interval ACGTGTTAATGGAAATGGCAAGCCCAGCTAAAGACCTATAGAGCCCTTTCCTTGGGGCTATAAAGCATAACTAGGGTGTTACAAATGGTGCttatgtacatatttatttatgaaGGTTattacagtatttaaaaaaaccacTTCTTGtagactgtataaaaaaaataaagccctctTACCCCACATTATTTCATGAAGAGCATGTGTGGTTTTCCATAGTCACTGAACATTGAAAGGCAATATTAGAATACATAGAAATCATTCCACTGTAGCTGGCCCAAATACAATATAGACTAAAACTTAGTTATGCTAAAGTCCTAGGAATACCTTTTTAAGGCCGGATCACACAAAGTAAAATGCACGTGAAAGAGGTTTTCTAAAGCTTgataaaaagggggaaaaaaaattcagaacaAGTTGTGGACTTCACCTATTGTTTTGTGAAGGTTAAAAGCCACATGTTAATTATCCCAAAAATACACTGCAGAGAAAAGCAGCAGCATGTGAACCTAGCCCAATAGTATTACCGATTAGAAATAATGTGTGCCTCCATGATCAATTTATTTTCCGGTCTAAATCCCCAGCCACATTTACAAACATATTTGCTGTTTATCGCCCTATGTTATAAGCTTTACATGGGTGGTATTAAAGTACAcccagacactatatacagatatgtatatatatttttttttctgatcacTCTTTGCGGCTACGTTCACTTGCACTGCAAATGTTGAACAAAAGTATGTAAGATTTTTAGATTCCCTGATCCGAGTAAATCCACCTTTTGACAGTAGTCCCATGTcctccatttgcagagacaacgtGCATGGTCACTCCACTATTCTCGAAACTCCCAGCTCTCCTCTGCAAATACGGAACATAAGACTTATGTTCTCAGGATCCATAGGAGTCGCTGCAGTTGCCCCATTAAACTTCTAATCTTTATGCCTTTAATCTTAGTGGTGGAAAACCAcctataaatgctgcagaattagggcttattcagaagaCCGGCTGTCAAATCAcagccgttttcacggatccctcatagatttgagtctattgagggatctgggaAAACatgcaaaaacaggacatgtcctattttttttttcctaggccATTCCCACGTTCCGTTAAAAACGTCTGTGGAGATAGCCCAATAGACATGCATTAATTTTAATCACACGGCCGACTATCCCGGTcgtctgaatagggccttaggctacgttcacacacttaacaaaacagagctggtttcaagggaaaacagccactgattttcagccgtttttttaagcaatttgCGTTTTCACGTCTTTTTTTGGAgtagtttttctattgacccaatgaaaaactgctccaaaaacgactcaaaaagtgacatgcacttcgtttttcgaggcgtttacggcctgaaaataagccgtgtgaacatacccttagaggtgaCAATTATATCAAAGCTGTTTTGGAAAAGGTGTCCCTTGTTATCCAAAGAAAGCAGagtgcatttatttttttccagtgtaGTTGTTGCtaatgctatgttcacacatcttATATGTGAAGCAGAAAAATACGAGACGGAGTTTGAGGTATCAGCGTCTTAAAACCAGGATTTCTTAAAGCAGATTTTCCAAGCGTTTTTGTCATTGTTTATTGCAAATGTTAAAAATCTGCTTAAAAAATGCCTTCAATAGTGTAACTTTTTTAAACAGCGGCATTAAATTTCGCCTTGTATGAAACACAGCATATTACCGTTGAAATCAGAGGGAAGCTCTTTGCAGGTGTTTGAGGTGCAATGCAGAGCTTAAAGCGACCATTTTACAGCGCCGAaagtaagccgtgtgaacatggccttaaaggggcaCTTTCATTGAGACAGCTTTGATACATTCGGTGCCTTGTTTTTCTTCAAGAACTGTAATAGACAATATTCTTTAGCAAATTACATCAGACCCCTGATTATTTTTGAGTCATgacttatttttttaatcaaataagCTACATGATAGTTGCACAGGCCAGCGGTGGAGGGAGGCCTTTTTGTATTTGAATGTGTTGCACCTAGTTAGGGATTTTGCTTTTAACATTGATAGTATACAGGTTACTGAACAGCTGAAATTCTTCCCCTTTGCTAGATGGACCTGGACTATGGAGTTGGTTTTGTTTTACAATGTTCGGCATCACTCACAACCCTTCCACTAGATAACAATGTACATACATATTTACATTGTCTTCTACTGTAGCACAAAAGTTGTGGTCAGTTTAGAAGCCTGTATTGGCTCAGACATTTGACTGCCTTGAATATCGTGTGGCCAAAGTTACTGTCTAGCTTCAGACTTGAGCACAATTCATATCCTACTAGATGCCTTGTTTTAATTGTATACTTTTTAGTTGATGCTTTAAAAAATGTGCACAGACCAGCgtgtaaattatttatttaaatcctCATTTTCAAAATGTCTTTCACTTTCTAACATTACAAGTTTGGTCATATGACAGTGCTTATTGACATCTGTTGCATAGTAAAAAGAAACTATTATATTTAAGGAAAATAAAGAATATTTAACATTCTGCATTCTTTGTTCTCTCTTGGTTTGTGCTTATCTGAACTTTAGACgaagaaaaaattatattaaaacaaaaaaaaagtgtgtcagTGGCTCTCCCGTATCTTTAAGTGCAACAAtggttgagaaaaaaaaaaaaagtcttatggCAGTAGCTTTTCCTTTCCTTAAGGGGATAAGAAAATACAATTTTCTTCCTCCTTGTGGATTCTCCGTGGCATTGCAGTAAAAACATGCATTCTATTAGTTGGCCGCCTCTTCTCCATGCTTCATTTCCCCACATCATGAAAGTATAGGTTGGCACATATACATAACATGactacagaaaataatatataataaatcagATTCCTGAACTTGGGTTCCAGGTCTCCTTGTCGGTACCAAAAAATCTGTAAGAGGAAAGGacatttaatatttaaaaaaaaaccatgtcaaAACTTTCATTAACTCATGATCTACTGAACAGAATCATTTTGCAAATAAAAGGATAGCGAATTAATAAGAAAAATGATATACTTTtgtaataaaacaaacaaaatctGTATGCAAATGATTAGAGCAAGCATTGGGACTAGAATTTCACTGGTTGTGCTGGGTGCTCCCTATGTTTAGTTGGCAGGCAGATGCAAATGCTTTTGCCCCATAGTTAGAGAAGCAGTTGAACAAGTTATACTGCCATAAATACAAAACAGAGTACTTTACACCCAATATCCCTAAAGGTAAAAGTCACTAATTGTTGTTTTCCTTGTTGCTGCAGGTATTAGTGAATGCAAGAGTCAGATTTGTAGGACTAAAagtagtaaggctgggttcacacgtggcggaatttcacttaaattccgctgcggacactccgcagcgttaatccgcagcggagccgtttgtccattgacttacactttaatttagcagtgttcgtttagacgaggcgtaaaattccgctgcggagcataggctgcggagcggaatttggtgtccgcagcatgctctgtctgttgcggagcagtggcggactcatggcggaatttctccattgacttcaatggagagtcaaatttccgcaatgaagtctgcagctgtcatgcacatgttatgtgtgctgcggatccgtcttgcttttttaacttgacatttcttcattctggctggacctatgtatttctaggtctacagccagactgaggaagtcaatggggctcccgtaatgacgggagcgttgctaggagacgtctgtaaatagtcactgtccagggtgctgaaagagttaagcgatcggcagtaactgtttctgcacccgggacagtgactaccgatcccaatatacatgtatctgtaaaaaaaaaatgaagttcatacttaccgagaactccctgcttctgtctccagtccggcctcccaggatgaagtttgtctaagtgacggctgcagccaatcacaggctaataacaggctgcagcggtcacatggactgccgcgtcatccagggagatcgggctggatgccgaaggagggacgcgtcaccaagacaacgggcggtaagtatgaatttctttgactttcacaagggaaagtgctgtcccttctctctatcctgcactgatagggagaagggaagtacttttaccgcagtccgcagcagctagtccgcatcaatttactgcacattttatgcagatccgcagcagaatctgcaacgcagattctgtgcggcattgatgcggacagttgcggaggaaatccgccacgtgtggtcatgccctaagaggcACAAACTGCCTACACATCCATGGGGAGCACATGAATGGGAACCTCCACTGCTCTTCAAAACGAATGACCGTGCTGCATTGGCTGTTAGCTTGGAGATGTCTGAGCTAAAGTTGGTGGAAAGCACATTAAAGTCCCATTTTATGTTTATGCACTTCAAATGCGCTAAAACCTGAAAGAATGCCACACTCAGAAGAGCACTGGGGGCTACATCATTTTGGAGATCAGTGGGGGCTccaaacatgtcagaagttgaaaCCTGAGGTGCAATGGGAGAGTTTGAAATCGCCAACACGTAATAATTTTAATGTAGAAGATATCGTACTCACCAGTATGAGACCAGTAATTGAACACAAGAATATGCAGACAGCAAAGAAAACATTCACTGGTTTTGGAGGTGGTTGAGGAAAAACAAAAGCACTGATAAATGTTACCTGTGTGTCAGTAAGAGAGAAAGTACCATTTAGAGATACATGTACATTTGTGACTGTATAGTGCGCTTGTGCCAATActaatgtcattggaaacagacAAAACTATATTTATTGCCACAAATCGAGGATTCCATCAGAGAAAAGTAGGGAAAATGGACTTAAGGTTttagcaataaataaataaaaaagcaacacatacagtgaaggaaataagtatttgatcccttgctgattttgtaagtttgcccactgtcaaagacatgaacagtctagaatttttaggctaggttaattttaccagtgagagatagattatataaaaaataaaatcacattgtcacaattatatatatttatttgcattgtgcacagagaaataagtatttgatccctttggcaaacaagacttaatacttggtggcaaaacccttgttggcaagcacagcagtcagatgttttttgt from Rhinoderma darwinii isolate aRhiDar2 chromosome 3, aRhiDar2.hap1, whole genome shotgun sequence carries:
- the TMEM243 gene encoding transmembrane protein 243, with product MTEEHSPFIMEDYTTRTYGTGGLDNRPLFGETSARDRIINLIVGGLTSLLVLVTFISAFVFPQPPPKPVNVFFAVCIFLCSITGLILIFWYRQGDLEPKFRNLIYYILFSVVMLCICANLYFHDVGK